The segment GTCGGCCAGCAGGAAGTTGCCGCCCGTCACGCCCACTTCGGCCGAGGTGTACTTGCTGCGCAGCAGGTGGCGGGCCGTGAGCACCAGCTTCTGGGCGTCGTCGGTGGGCTCAATCTTGAGGTGCTTGACGAAGATGTCGGCAATGTCCTTTTTGGAGAGGTGCATGGCCGGCGTCACAATGTGGTAGGGCCTTTCACCGTTGAGCTGCACGATGAACTCGCCCAGGTCGGTTTCCACCGAGTCGATGCCGTTTTTGCCCAGGTATTTGTTGAGGTGAATTTCCTCGGTGGTCATGCTCTTGGCCTTCACCACGGTGCGGGCCTTTTTGCGCTGCATGATTTTGCCGATTTCACTGAGCGCCTCCTCCGCGTTCTGGGCCCAGATAACCTTGCCGCCGCGCTTGGTGAAGTTCTTCTCGAACTCCAGCAGGTAGTGGTCCAGGTTGTTGATGGCCGCGGCCTTGAGGTAGGACGCCCGCTCCCGGGCTAGCTCGTGGTCCTGGTACCAGCCCAGGCCGGTTTGCACCGCCGCGTTGTACTTGCCGATGTTGAAGCGAATCTTGCGCCGGTGCTCCAGGTCAAAGGCTTTGCGGTCGGAGTCGGTCAGGAACTGAGCAGCTTTGGTCATAGCAGTAGGCAGTAGTAGGAGCGGGGTATAAACAAATATAACGCGCAGCAGCCAGCCATCCGCGTCTTTATGCCCCATCTGCCGCCCCGACCCCCAACTTTCGGCCGAATTATGGCCGGGTAGCGTTCAGGCTCGGGCGCTTTTCGCGGTTGGCCAGCTCCCAGGCCGTAAAGAACACGAGCTGAGTGCGTTCGGCCAGCCGGTCAAACTCAATCTTGTCCACGTCGTCGGTAGCCTTGTGGTAGTCCGCGTGCAAGCCGCTGGTGTAAAAAATAATCGGGATACGGTGGCGGGCGAAGTTGTAGTGGTCGGAGCGGTAGTAGAGCTGCTCGGGGTCGTTGGGGTCGTTGTAGGTGTAGTCGAGGCCCAGGTGAGAGTACTGGGCGTTGGTGGCCTCGCTGAGCGTGTGCAGCTCGGTACTCAGGCGGTTAGAGCCAATCAGATACAGGTAGTCGGGCTTGCCCTGGTGGACCTTGTCGGTGCGGCCTACCATGTCGATGTTGAGGTCAGCAATGGTCTGGCTCAGCGGGAAAACGGGGTGGCCGGCGTAGTACTCCGAGCCCAGCAGACCTTTTTCCTCGCCCGAATTCAGCAAAAACAGAATGCTGCGCCGCGGGCCGTGGCCATCGGCTGTGGCCTGGGTAAAAGCCCGGGCCAGGGCCAGCACGGCCGAGGTGCCCGAGCCGTCATCATCGGCGCCGTTATAAATCGTGTCGTGCTGCACGCCCACGTGGTCATAATGGGCCGACACGACCAGGATTTCATCCTTTTTGTCGGTGCCCTCCAGAAAGCCCAGCACGTTGGTCGAAGTCAACTCCTCGCGCTTCTGGGGCAGCTCGACGGTGACAGCCGGCGGCTGGAAGCTGGCCGGCGCGGGCTTGCGGAGGCGGTAGCAGTCCTGTCGGTAGCGCCGCAGCAGAGCCGGGGTGGTGTGCAGCAGCGCTACGCCGACCTGGGCGGTGGTAATAAAGCAGCTGATACCGGCCGGGGGCTCTTCCATTAGCTGCTGCAGCTCGGCGGGCTGCGGCA is part of the Hymenobacter chitinivorans DSM 11115 genome and harbors:
- a CDS encoding M28 family peptidase, which encodes MKRFLLLPLLAAAVAGPAAAQPSAPAAKSAPSPALPYSALITPALLRQHLTELASDAYEGRETGRPGQAKAAQYLARQFEQLGLRGPVSGGVSAFQQPFGLVSTTPTAQEKIRVGATQFVHLRDFVRFGPSMFVQSPAPADPVFMGYGIETDTYSDYASGPDVRGRDVIVLDGEPTDAFGSSFLSTTPLTGEWASPFRKAALARDKGARSILVVTGAKPTELYAYAQPLAAALAEPTYSLTAPVPQPAELQQLMEEPPAGISCFITTAQVGVALLHTTPALLRRYRQDCYRLRKPAPASFQPPAVTVELPQKREELTSTNVLGFLEGTDKKDEILVVSAHYDHVGVQHDTIYNGADDDGSGTSAVLALARAFTQATADGHGPRRSILFLLNSGEEKGLLGSEYYAGHPVFPLSQTIADLNIDMVGRTDKVHQGKPDYLYLIGSNRLSTELHTLSEATNAQYSHLGLDYTYNDPNDPEQLYYRSDHYNFARHRIPIIFYTSGLHADYHKATDDVDKIEFDRLAERTQLVFFTAWELANREKRPSLNATRP